From Trichoplusia ni isolate ovarian cell line Hi5 chromosome 11, tn1, whole genome shotgun sequence, the proteins below share one genomic window:
- the LOC113498899 gene encoding dol-P-Man:Man(7)GlcNAc(2)-PP-Dol alpha-1,6-mannosyltransferase, translating to MVQLLYIVASLHVLLCPFTKVEESFNIQATHDILYHRHNLSQYDHNEFPGVVPRTFVGPLIISAISAPLVSILHLTGINKFWMQYVVRLTLAVSVIGAWSRVRNALQKQFGSTYAWWYTLITVTQYHFMFYMSRPLPNIMVLPLVLLAFEGWISGKHKQFLWTAGASIVIFRAELAMLFGLFLIIDLYFKKIDIKTLLKIVIPAGVGLVSLTVVIDSIFWRRLLWPEAEVFWFNTVMNKSSDWGTSPFLWYFYSALPRGLGPSLVLIPVGMYLDKRLLQYAAPAFVYILLYSFLPHKELRFIIYVFPLLNMASAAACSYIYVRRTKAPIFELLFWGSIIVILGNIVISLAFVLVAMTNYPGGVAITRFHKLLRNEPFVHIHICNLAAQTGVTRYTQINDRWMYSKNESLPPDLLQDYTHLLIEAKSKYSSNLKSFAQTHDILDSIESFSQIAMNYRLMPPVKIKTKPAIFILERKDFREFPHGHQLGISRSSALAAEESIMSHETIMEVTNYENFVENGSKETEETAISVEEEEKTADLNISDKENTIIDMPEPIKEEVEIPTAEVVPEEKEPIVQEEIKVEHDKSPKLPKAKKAFDELKSLRIERKKKAIEKIKTETRKEVVESAKEKLKEIMKRHKNIADELSESIMSDITSELEEKDGRGDIPESEFIPELNQVEEIEKEAKKEEENVKDTLNIDVTNHGNETIDSIVDEVILRLIDRKIYDDKTKPEDIKPDDRLMIQKIVEEVVSEKIKLNYSNAESK from the exons atggTTCAGTTACTGTACATTGTTGCTAGCTTACATGTGTTGCTATGCCCGTTCACAAAAGTAGAAGAAAGTTTCAACATTCAAGCCACACACGATATTTTATATCATCGCCATAACCTCTCACAG TACGATCACAATGAGTTCCCGGGAGTTGTGCCGCGCACATTCGTCGGACCGCTAATAATTTCAGCTATTTCTGCACCATTAGTGTCAATATTACATCTGACTGGAATAAACAAATTTTGGATGCAATATGTAG TGCGTCTAACCCTGGCAGTGTCAGTGATAGGGGCATGGAGCCGGGTGAGGAATGCTCTGCAGAAGCAGTTTGGCAGTACATATGCCTGGTGGTACACCCTCATTACTGTCACACAGTACCACTTCATGTTCTACATGAGTCGGCCATTACCTAACATTATGGTGTTACCTCTTg tACTCCTAGCATTTGAGGGCTGGATATCAGGCAAACACAAGCAGTTCTTATGGACGGCAGGAGCTTCTATTGTCATCTTCAGAGCTGAACTGGCCATGCTATTTGGACTGTTTCTTATTATAGACTTGTATTTTAAGAAGATTGACATTAAAAC GTTATTAAAGATAGTAATACCAGCAGGTGTGGGTCTAGTCTCCCTCACTGTGGTAATAGACTCGATATTCTGGCGCCGGCTGCTGTGGCCAGAAGCAGAAGTCTTCTGGTTCAATACTGTCATGAACAAAAGCTCCGACTGGGGT ACATCACCATTCCTCTGGTACTTCTACTCGGCGCTCCCACGCGGGTTAGGCCCCAGCCTGGTCCTCATCCCGGTGGGCATGTACCTAGACAAGCGGTTGCTGCAGTATGCCGCGCCAGCTTTCGTGTACATTCTGCTGTACTCGTTTCTGCCACACAAGGAGCTCCGGTTCATCATATACGTCTTCCCCTTGCTCAATATGGCTTCAGCCGCCGCTTGTTCCTATAT ataTGTAAGACGAACAAAAGCACCTATTTTTGAGTTATTGTTTTGGGGATCCATTATTGTGATCCTTGGTAATATTGTCATATCATTAGCATTTGTGTTGGTGGCAATGACCAACTATCCGGGCGGAGTAGCGATCACAAg ATTTCACAAACTGTTGAGGAACGAGCCCTTCGTCCACATCCATATCTGCAACTTGGCTGCACAAACTGGCGTCACCCGGTACACGCAAATCAACGACCGTTGGATGTACAGCAAAAACGAATCCCTACCACCAGATCTACTACAAGATTACACCCACCTGCTTATTGAAGCTAAAAGCAAATACTCATCGAACCTGAAATCCTTTGCACAGACTCACGATATCTTAGATAGCATAGAATCTTTCTCACAAATAGCTATGAATTATAGGCTAATGCCACcagtcaaaattaaaacaaaacctgCTATTTTCATTCTAGAAAGAAAAGATTTCCGTGAGTTCCCCCATGGACATCAGCTGGGCATCTCTAGAAGCTCTGCCTTAGCAGCTGAAGAATCAATAATGAGCCATGAAACTATCATGGAGGttacaaattatgaaaatttcgTAGAAAATGGATCTAAAGAAACTGAAGAGACTGCTATAAGTGTCGAAGAAGAAGAGAAAACTgctgatttaaatatttcagataaAGAAAACACAATTATAGATATGCCTGAGCCGATTAAAGAAGAAGTCGAGATACCGACTGCTGAAGTAGTCCCTGAAGAAAAAGAGCCAATCGTTCAAGAAGAGATCAAGGTTGAACATGACAAATCCCCGAAACTACCAAAGGCGAAAAAAGCATTCGACGAACTAAAATCACTTCGAAtcgaaagaaaaaagaaagctATCGAGAAAATTAAAACGGAAACTAGAAAAGAAGTAGTAGAATCggcaaaagaaaaacttaagGAAATAATGAAACGTCACAAGAATATCGCTGATGAACTGTCGGAGAGTATTATGTCTGATATAACAAGTGAGCTGGAAGAAAAAGACGGAAGAGGCGATATTCCGGAGAGCGAGTTCATACCTGAACTGAATCAAGTCGAAGAAATCGAGAAAGAGGctaagaaagaagaagaaaatgttaaagacaCATTAAATATCGACGTAACAAATCATGGAAACGAAACAATTGATTCGATCGTCGACGAAGTAATCCTAAGACTAATAGATAGAAAAATATATGACGATAAAACAAAACCTGAGGACATTAAGCCAGATGACAGGCTGATGATACAGAAAATTGTTGAAGAGGTTGTGTCTGAGAAAATTAAACTGAATTACTCAAACGCTGAGAGTAAGTGA